In Sulfitobacter sp. M39, the following proteins share a genomic window:
- the bluB gene encoding 5,6-dimethylbenzimidazole synthase, translating into MPIPSALAPAAPFSDAERDAVYKAIFTRRDVRDQFLPDPVAEDVLHRILTAAHHAPSVGLSQPWNFIVIRDQAARDQVWHAFNRANEEAAQMFEGDRQTTYRSLKLEGIRKAPVNICVTCDRSRGGKVVLGRTHNQSMDLYSTVCAIQNLWLAARAEGIGLGWVSVFRDADLRDLLKIPDRIEIVGYLCLGHVDELYQTPELEVKGWSKRLPVDEMIFDGTWQGDP; encoded by the coding sequence ATGCCGATACCCTCTGCGCTGGCACCCGCTGCGCCTTTTTCAGATGCTGAACGCGACGCCGTCTACAAGGCGATCTTTACCCGCCGCGATGTACGCGATCAGTTTTTACCCGATCCAGTGGCCGAGGATGTGTTACACCGCATACTAACCGCCGCGCATCACGCACCGTCCGTCGGGTTGTCACAGCCGTGGAACTTCATCGTCATCCGGGATCAGGCCGCACGCGATCAGGTCTGGCACGCCTTCAACCGCGCCAACGAGGAAGCCGCCCAGATGTTCGAGGGCGACCGCCAGACAACCTATAGGTCGCTAAAGCTCGAAGGCATCCGCAAGGCACCGGTCAATATCTGCGTGACCTGTGACCGCAGCCGTGGCGGCAAGGTCGTGCTGGGGCGCACCCATAATCAAAGCATGGATCTTTATAGCACGGTCTGCGCGATCCAGAACCTCTGGCTTGCCGCCCGCGCCGAGGGCATCGGGCTGGGCTGGGTCAGCGTGTTCCGCGATGCCGATCTGCGTGACCTGCTGAAGATCCCCGACCGGATAGAAATCGTCGGCTACCTGTGTTTGGGCCACGTGGACGAGCTTTACCAGACGCCCGAACTTGAGGTGAAAGGCTGGAGCAAACGGCTCCCCGTGGACGAGATGATCTTTGACGGCACGTGGCAGGGCGATCCTTAG